The Victivallis lenta region TGAGCCCGTCGCGGAAGAGCAGTTCCGCCGGTTTCCGCGCCGGGAACTGCAGGACGACGAGATTGGCGATGCGGACCGGCAGGTCGAGCCGTCCGTCCTTGTTCTTCCCCCAGCTTCCGGCGATGTCGTGCCGGAGATCCCAGACAACCCGGTTCGCTCCTTTCCGGAGCGGTTTCTGCTTCATCGAAAAATTCTCCCCGGCCGCATCGACGAGTTCGAGTGCGAGATTCACGCCGGAGCCGTCGAGCAGTTCGACGTCGAAGCCGACCGCATCCGGCGAACCGATCTCCTTCAAATCGAACATGACCTCCTTCAACCGGCCGATTACGGCCGGCTTGCCGGGCTCGGGAACCTGCCTGCTGCGGACGCGAAGGCCGTCCGGCTCCGGACCGCATTCGAGTTCGCCGGAGGGCTTCCAGCGGGCCGTGTCGTCGAACTTCACGAAGGAGCGGACGACGCGGCGGCTCCCCTCCGCCGTTTCAGGTTCCGGCGTCCGCAGCAGGACGCGGGCCGCCTCCTTCGCCGGATACTGGTGCAGCTGAAGCGCTTCGAGCCGGACCGGGAAATCGACTTTCCCGTTCTTCTTCTCCCCCCATGACCCGATGGCTTCCGATGCGGTCTTCCAGCCGACGCGGTTGAGGCCGGGCTTCAGCGGGCGCTGCGGATAGGCGAAAAACTCGCCGTCGGCATCCTGCAGGCAGAGTCCGAGCGTGGCGCCGCCGCCCGAAAGCAGTTCCGCCTCGAACGCGATCTGCTCCGGATTTCCGGGCGTCTTCTGCGAGCCGGCCTCCCGCAGCGAGTAGACGACCGGCGGTTTTCCCCACTCCGGCGTCTTCGGCGGAAGGAGTTCCAGACCGTCGAAACCGATGCAGAGCGGCAGCGACGGTTCCGCCTTCCACGACTCGGAAGCGTCGAATTTCCAGTCGAACGGCTCCGCCGCAACGACGGCGGCGGTCAGAAACAATGCGAAACAGGGTGCTTTCCGTATCATGCGGGCTCCTTTCCTCAGGCAAATTTCTCGTTGATCTTCCAGAGCGTTCCGCCCGGCTGGAGAACGGGCGAGAGCAGTCGCTGTTCGTGATTTCCGGCCTTCCAGCCCTGCAGGACCCGGAACACCTCGCGGCAGATTTCACCGACCGGCTGGGCGACGCTCGTGAGCGGCGGATCGTTCCGCCGTCCGGCCGCCAGCCCGTCGAAGCCGATGAGCGCGATGTCGCGGCCGGGTTCGAGGCCGAATTCCCGGATCGCTTCCGCCGCGGCCAGCGCGCCGCAGTCGGAAATCGCAAAGACTCCGTCCGGGCGCCGCCCCGATTTCAGGACGGCCAGCATTTTCGCATAGGCCAGCCCCGCGCGGTCGTCCTCAACCCGGACCTCGCAGTCGACCACGGCCGGTTCGAGGCCGGAGAGCTCGGCGATTTCCAGGAAACCCTGCAGTCGCTGAGCGCTCTGCCGCAGCATCGGTTCGCAGAGCAGGACCGCGAGGTCGCGGCAGCCGCTTTCGAGCAGCGCGCGGGCCGCGATCATGCCGCCGCGACGGTTGTCGGTCGCGATATTGCCGACGTTGATGTTGCCGAGCTCGCAGTCGATCACGATGAGCGGAAGCTCGTCGTATTTGCCGAGTACGCCGAGCTGGCGCATCGTGAACGCCTCGGTCGGCGGCAGGTAGACGACTGCGTCGCCGGGTTCGGCCGAGCGTTCGAGCCCGGCGAGAAATTCGTCGTGCGTCCGGACCTGCGTATGGACCACCCGCCGGTGCGCCCGGCGCGCCTCGCGCCGCAGCTCCTCGACGAGCCATGCCGCGTAGTCGTCGTCGGGCTTTCCGCCGACCGGAGAGGTGAAGAGCCCGAGCCGCGGCCAGGCGGCCTCCTCAAGCAGCGTCTCCGCCTGCGGTTCGAGATAGGTGCCGGAGCCGCGAATCCGCCGTACGAAGCCCTCCTGCTCAAGCTCCTTCATGACCAGCCGGACCGTCGCATAGCTGGCCAGCACTTCCGCCGCCAGTTCCTTCTCGGTCGGCATTTTCCGGCTCCCCTCGGCCAGCCGCCGCCGCATGCGGTCCAGAATATATCTGCGCGTCTCCGCAAACAGTGAATCGCCCATTTCACCCTCTCAGTGTCAATAGTGCTAATGAAAAATTAATTTTATTTAGCAATAATTATGACACAGAACAAAACCGATGTCAAGAGTCCGACGATAAAAAAGTTGATTTTCCGCATTCCTGCTTGATTTTGCCGTGGACAGGATTTATTGTAATCCTGTTATGGATTATAAATGACGGGAGAACGATCATGATTTTCGGCCAGAACCTCGGCAGGCAGACGGAGAAGGCGAAACAGGGAATCCTGCGCTATATCTGGGACCGGAAGCTGAAGGCGGGCGACAAGATTCCGGCTCAGGCCGAGTTGAGCCGCCACCTCGGGCTCGGCTGCGCAACGCTCGACCGGGCGGTGAAATCGCTGGTGCAGGACGGTGTTCTCGAATCGCGCCGCCGGGTCGGCGTCTTCGTCCGCAACGCGAGCCCGGAAGGGCTGCCGGGCCGGTCGATCGGCGTGGCCGGGCTGCTGCTCGACACGCCGCACATGTTCAACTGGAGCATGGCCTACGCCCTTCAGAGCGAACTGCAGAGGAACGGCTGCCAGTGTACGATGTTCCCGTTCCGCGACGGTTACCGGAAACACCCGGAGTTTTCCGATTTCCCGGGCCTCGAATACGCGGTCGGCCAGGGCGGGCTGCACGGGCTGATCAGCATCGCGGACTTTTTTCCGGACAAGCTTCTCTCCGGGCTCGAAAATGCCGGGCTTCAGCTCTGTTTCAGCGGTTCTCCGGCACTCGCCGACTGCGGCGTATTCATCGACACGGTCGGCTTTATGCTTGAATCGCTCGAAAAGCTGCGGGAACGGGGGTTCCGTTCCCCGCGCGTGCTGGTCGGGCCCGGTCCGCTGCGTCACTTCAGCCTTCCGCGCCTCGCCCAGTTTCTCGGGCACTGGCCGGAATGCCGGGTTCCGCTCGACGATCTCTATCTCGAGGGCTACGGCCTCGAGCATGGCCGGACGGCGGCCCGGAACGTGCTGGCTCTGCCCCCCGCCGAACGTCCCGACTGCATGGTGCTGTGCGACGACATCATCGCGCAGGGCTTTTTTTCGGAGCTCGTCCGCCGGCAGGGCAGCCGCATCGGCTACATGCCGCCCGGCTTCTGCCTGCGCAACCGCAACGCGCCGATTGATTTTCCGTGCCGCGACGTCGTCAACTACGAGGTCGACTGCCGCAGGATCGCGGAGCTGACGGTGAGGATGCTGCTCACGCGGCTGCGCACCGGCAGCGGCGAACCGGCCGTGCAATGGCTGCTGCCGGCGCCGGAAAAAACGGCGGCGGAGTGAGACGGCCGTAAAATATTGCAAACTTTCCTGATTCCGCTCTTGACATTGGCATCGAAATCCAGTATAATTAATATTGTAATCCAAAAACAGATTAACCGGACCTCCACACAACAGAAGGGATGAAACAATGAAAAGACGGACCTTTACCCTGATCGAACTCCTGGTGGTGATTGCGATCATCGCAATCCTCGCATCCATGCTGCTGCCGGCGCTGAATCAGGCACGGGAACGGGCGCGCAGCGCAACCTGCGCGAACAACCTGAAGCAGTGCATGTCGGCCATGCTGTTGTACGCCAATGACTTCAAGGGACTGATCAAAGGTTACTCCGCCGAAACGTCTCCGGATGTGACCTGGAGCAGTGCGCTGATCGACGACGGTTATCTGCCGGAGGATGCGCCGGTGACCTACTGCGTTTCCCCTTATGATAAATACAGAACCTACGGCGTGCTGAACATCAAGGACAACCAGACCTTTTACAACAGCGTGAAGGCGGAATGGGGCGACTTCGGCGTCGCGCCCCTGCACTGGACCAGGATGTATTTCGATACCGGGCGCATGCGGCAGGCCTCGCGGGTGTTCCTGCTTGCGGATACGTATACGGCTTCCGTCGGAGGGACTTATATGGGGCGGAATTTCTATACCTTTTCTCCGGTTATCGTTTATGAGAACAGCGCCGCAGGCCTGCGTCATACCGGCACCTGCAACATGGCGTTCGGCGACGGGCATGTGGCCGGTCTGAAGAAGAACGACCTGAAGGAACGCGGCTTCACCGTCGCCGTCGAGAACGACGTGCTTAAAACCTCGCTCTGACCATCCGGAAAAGGAAATGAGAACCATGTGGAAAATCACGATCCTGCTGTGCTGCCTGCTGGGCCTTTCGCTGTCGGGTGCCGAACTTCTGACTGAAGGCGGAAGGAGCCGCTATGAAATCGTCCTGCCGGCCGATGCCGTGCCGGCTGAGCAGACCGCGGCGAGGGAATTGCAGTCATTTCTGAAACAGATTTCTGGAGTGGAACTGCCGATTGTCGCCTCCCCGTCCGGTCCGGCGATTTTCATCGGCCAATCTCCGGAAACCGCCTCGGCGCTCGGGATTCCGGACTGGAAGCGGCTGAAGCCGGACGAGATCCGGCTGAAGAGCGCCGGCGGCAATCTGTATCTGGCCGGGGATCGGCCGCGCGGTACGCTCTACGCCGTTTACGAACTGCTGGAGAAGGAGTTCGGAGTCCGCTTCTGGACGGCTGACGCCACGCACGTTCCGAAGCGGGAAAAGCTCGAATTGCCGCAGATTGACCTGCGATATGCTCCTCCGTTCGAAGTCCGGGCGGCCGGTTACGACCTCATCAGGCACGACCCTCGCTTTTCTGCCCGTACCCGGAATAACGGACACGGAGTTGTGGATTCGGTCGAATGGGGCGGTTCGGAGCAGCTGCTCGGCGGCGTCCACACCTTCAGTGAAAACATGCCGCTGTTCTCCCGGGACAAGGATTTTGCGTCCCATCCGGAATGGTTTTCCGAACGGGACGGGAAGCGGGTTCCGCGCCAGCTTTGCCTGAGCAACCCGGAAATGCGAAAGGAGCTGACGCGGCGCGTCCTCGAACGGTTGCGGAATTACCCGGAGACACGTTATATTTCGGTCTCTCAGGACGACAATCACGATTTCTGCCGGTGCGCGGCGTGCGAAGCGTTCGTCAAGTCGCACGGCAGCCAGTCAGACCTGCTGATCGACGCTATTAACCAGGTGGCCGCGGCGGTGGAAAAGGAGTTTCCCGGCGTTTATGTCGAAACCCTGGCATATTACTACACGCGAAGCGCCCCGAAACGGGTCCGGGCCCGGCGGAACGTGGTCGTGCGCTACTGCACGATCGAAGCCGCCAGTTTTCACCCGCTGGAGTCCGAAGCCAACCGGGCGTTGGAGCAGGACCTGCAGGAGTGGTCGCGCATGGCGGACCATTTCATGATCTGGAACTATGTCACCGATTTTACAAAATATTACCAGCCGCACCCGAACTGGCATACAGCGGCGCCTGATCTGCGCTTTTTCCGGAAGTGCGGCGCAATTTCAATCTATGAACAGGGTTCGTGGAACGGCGGCGGGGCAGTCGCCGACCTCGCCGACCTGCGGGCATGGCTTCTCAGCAAGCTGCTCTGGAATCCGGATCTCGACACGGAGAAGCTGATGGATGAATTCGTCACCGGCTACTACGGCCCCGCGGCCCCGGCCGTAAAGAGTTATCTGCAGGTGATGGAACAGTCCGCCCGGCGTCGTCCCG contains the following coding sequences:
- a CDS encoding substrate-binding domain-containing protein yields the protein MGDSLFAETRRYILDRMRRRLAEGSRKMPTEKELAAEVLASYATVRLVMKELEQEGFVRRIRGSGTYLEPQAETLLEEAAWPRLGLFTSPVGGKPDDDYAAWLVEELRREARRAHRRVVHTQVRTHDEFLAGLERSAEPGDAVVYLPPTEAFTMRQLGVLGKYDELPLIVIDCELGNINVGNIATDNRRGGMIAARALLESGCRDLAVLLCEPMLRQSAQRLQGFLEIAELSGLEPAVVDCEVRVEDDRAGLAYAKMLAVLKSGRRPDGVFAISDCGALAAAEAIREFGLEPGRDIALIGFDGLAAGRRNDPPLTSVAQPVGEICREVFRVLQGWKAGNHEQRLLSPVLQPGGTLWKINEKFA
- a CDS encoding GntR family transcriptional regulator, which encodes MIFGQNLGRQTEKAKQGILRYIWDRKLKAGDKIPAQAELSRHLGLGCATLDRAVKSLVQDGVLESRRRVGVFVRNASPEGLPGRSIGVAGLLLDTPHMFNWSMAYALQSELQRNGCQCTMFPFRDGYRKHPEFSDFPGLEYAVGQGGLHGLISIADFFPDKLLSGLENAGLQLCFSGSPALADCGVFIDTVGFMLESLEKLRERGFRSPRVLVGPGPLRHFSLPRLAQFLGHWPECRVPLDDLYLEGYGLEHGRTAARNVLALPPAERPDCMVLCDDIIAQGFFSELVRRQGSRIGYMPPGFCLRNRNAPIDFPCRDVVNYEVDCRRIAELTVRMLLTRLRTGSGEPAVQWLLPAPEKTAAE
- a CDS encoding type II secretion system protein, whose translation is MKRRTFTLIELLVVIAIIAILASMLLPALNQARERARSATCANNLKQCMSAMLLYANDFKGLIKGYSAETSPDVTWSSALIDDGYLPEDAPVTYCVSPYDKYRTYGVLNIKDNQTFYNSVKAEWGDFGVAPLHWTRMYFDTGRMRQASRVFLLADTYTASVGGTYMGRNFYTFSPVIVYENSAAGLRHTGTCNMAFGDGHVAGLKKNDLKERGFTVAVENDVLKTSL
- a CDS encoding DUF4838 domain-containing protein, which codes for MRTMWKITILLCCLLGLSLSGAELLTEGGRSRYEIVLPADAVPAEQTAARELQSFLKQISGVELPIVASPSGPAIFIGQSPETASALGIPDWKRLKPDEIRLKSAGGNLYLAGDRPRGTLYAVYELLEKEFGVRFWTADATHVPKREKLELPQIDLRYAPPFEVRAAGYDLIRHDPRFSARTRNNGHGVVDSVEWGGSEQLLGGVHTFSENMPLFSRDKDFASHPEWFSERDGKRVPRQLCLSNPEMRKELTRRVLERLRNYPETRYISVSQDDNHDFCRCAACEAFVKSHGSQSDLLIDAINQVAAAVEKEFPGVYVETLAYYYTRSAPKRVRARRNVVVRYCTIEAASFHPLESEANRALEQDLQEWSRMADHFMIWNYVTDFTKYYQPHPNWHTAAPDLRFFRKCGAISIYEQGSWNGGGAVADLADLRAWLLSKLLWNPDLDTEKLMDEFVTGYYGPAAPAVKSYLQVMEQSARRRPDCRNTCYAPSTAGWLEPAVLVKSYREMEQAYGRVKDDPVYGPRMAAATVPIRAALLERRELLSPPAGKRLPELQDVDVNQAAVETVSRMKRAGVARVNEGGLSPDEWVEQTARGYGVLPNDGERPTAAGSGPYHAWSIRKAAELHALGRELFWEKDPAASVGEAARMPNTHNEWHIQGFGFPAGTFELYAELRCDSGAPAGNAIRVGTYDWSRRREFHRDIPAAEISGENYRAVRIGTVTLNDDICIFIAPVVNPAVRNVWIDRIILIPRKSGR